Proteins encoded in a region of the Elaeis guineensis isolate ETL-2024a chromosome 7, EG11, whole genome shotgun sequence genome:
- the LOC105048437 gene encoding ribulose bisphosphate carboxylase small subunit, chloroplastic gives MASSMTLSSAATASRATPAQSSMVAPFTGLKSTSAFPVTRRASNDFSKLPSNGGRVRCMQVWPIEGKKKFETLSYLPPLSIEALLKQIEYLLRSGWIPCLEFCKVGFVYRENHQSPGYYDGRYWTMWKLPMFGCNDAAQVAKELDECKKEYPDVFIRIIGFDNVRQVQCISFIAYKPPGF, from the exons atggCTTCCTCCATGACGCTCTCTTCTGCAGCCACTGCTTCCCGGGCCACCCCAGCCCAATCCAGCATGGTTGCACCCTTTACCGGCCTCAAGTCGACTTCGGCCTTCCCAGTTACCAGGAGGGCAAGCAACGATTTCTCCAAGCTTCCGAGCAACGGAGGCAGGGTTCGGTGCATGCAG GTTTGGCCGATAGAGGGTAAGAAGAAGTTCGAGACCCTCTCTTACCTTCCGCCGCTCTCCATCGAGGCTTTGCTCAAGCAAATTGAGTACCTTCTCCGCAGTGGATGGATTCCTTGCTTGGAGTTCTGCAAA GTTGGCTTTGTGTACCGTGAGAACCACCAATCCCCTGGGTACTACGATGGTCGCTACTGGACCATGTGGAAATTGCCCATGTTCGGCTGCAATGATGCAGCCCAGGTGGCGAAGGAGCTCGACGAATGCAAGAAGGAATACCCGGATGTGTTCATCCGGATCATCGGGTTCGACAACGTTCGCCAAGTGCAGTGCATCAGTTTCATCGCCTACAAGCCCCCAGGCTTCTAA
- the LOC105048438 gene encoding metal tolerance protein 7-like, which yields MAMDLRSESTDYRMELLSPMRMEAAMMMQSTKPSWRISVSDFEVPQVPKDHTFGSYVFPMTLGKKSKIAKYYKKQQKLLEGLSEMESFTELGSLEGAPTEDELKQLANSERMAINISNIANLVLFVAKVYASIESKSLAVIASTLDSLLDLLSGFILLFTSYAMKKPNQYSYPIGKKRMQPVGIIVFASVMATLGLQVLLESGRQLLVQAHSAIDQTKEKWVIGIMTSVTIVKFVLMLYCRNFKNEIVRAYAQDHSFDVMTNSIGLAAALLAIKFYWWIDPAGAILIAVYTMCTWARTVMDNVWSLIGKTAPPDFLTKLTYLIWNHHAEIKHIATVRAYTFGSEYFVEVDIVLPGNMVLSQAHDIGETLQEKLEQLPEVERAFVHVDFEHSRGPEHKPKV from the exons atGGCAATGGATCTCCGCAGTGAGTCCACGGACTATCGGATGGAGCTCCTTTCGCCTATGAGGATGGAAGCAGCCATGATGATGCAATCGACCAAGCCATCATGGAGGATCAGCGTAAGTGATTTCGAGGTGCCACAAGTTCCCAAAGATCACACCTTCGGTTCCTATGTGTTCCCTATGACTCTCG GAAAGAAAAGTAAAATAGCCAAGTACTATAAGAAGCAGCAGAAGCTTCTGGAGGGATTGAGTGAAATGGAAAGCTTCACCGAACTAGGTTCTTTGGAGGGAGCTCCTACAGAG GATGAACTAAAACAGCTAGCAAACAGTGAAAGGATGGCAATTAACATTTCAAACATAGCTAATCTGGTCCTTTTTGTGGCGAAAGTGTATGCATCAATTGAAAGCAAATCCTTGGCAGTGATTGCTTCCACATTAGACTCTCTTTTGGATCTTCTATCGGGATTTATTCTTTTGTTTACATCATATGCCATGAAGAAGCCTAACCAATATAGTTATCCAATTGGAAAAAAACGAATGCAACCAGTG GGCATTATAGTTTTTGCTTCTGTGATGGCTACTCTTGGCTTGCAAGTACTATTAGAGTCTGGTAGACAGCTCCTTGTGCAG GCCCACTCTGCTATTGATCAGACGAAAGAGAAATGGGTAATCGGTATCATGACTTCAGTTACCATAGTGAAATTTGTGCTCATGCTTTATTGCCGTAACTTCAAGAATGAAATCGTTAGAGCTTACGCACAAGATCACTCATTTGATGTCATGACTAACTCCATTGGTCTGGCAGCAGCCTTGCTTGCCATTAAATTCTATTGGTGGATAGATCCTGCTGGAGCAATACTG ATAGCTGTGTACACGATGTGTACATGGGCGAGGACTGTTATGGACAACGTATGGTCGTTAATAGGGAAAACGGCACCACCCGACTTCTTAACAAAGTTGACATACCTCATCTGGAATCACCATGCAGAAATCAAGCATATTGCTACAGTTAGAGCATATACTTTTGGTTCAGAATACTTCGTTGAGGTGGACATTGTCTTGCCTGGGAATATGGTTTTGAGCCAAGCACATGACATTGGTGAAACACTGCAAGAAAAACTTGAACAGCTACCAGAAGTTGAGCGCGCTTTTGTACATGTAGATTTTGAGCATAGTCGTGGACCTGAACACAAGCCTAAGGTGTGA
- the LOC105048439 gene encoding uncharacterized protein, giving the protein MGEGKGSTVVHILVIALSLTAFGFAIAAERRRSTGTIITDNVNATYCVYDSDVATGYGVGAFLFLFSSQTLLMGVTKCMCFGKPLAPGGSRAWSIIYFSSSWLTFLIAEACLLAGATKNAYHTKYRHVIYASNWTCESLRKGVFIAGAVFVVFNMILNVYYYMYFTKATSQAARKTNRASSTVGMAGYT; this is encoded by the exons atgGGAGAAGGGAAGGGTTCTACGGTGGTCCACATCCTCGTGATCGCCCTCAGTCTCACCGCCTTTGGCTTCGCCATCGCCGCCGAACGCCGCAGGAGCACT GGCACCATTATTACCGATAATGTAAATGCCACATACTGTGTTTATGATTCGGATGTCGCAACTGGGTATGGAGTTGGTGCTTTCTTGTTTCTTTTCTCAAGTCAAACTCTACTCATGGGTGTCACAAAGTGTATGTGCTTTGGCAAACCTTTAGCTCCTGGTGGAAGTCGAGCCTGGTCAAtcatatatttttcttcttcatg GCTAACTTTCTTAATTGCTGAGGCATGCCTATTAGCTGGTGCGACAAAGAATGCATACCACACAAAGTACAGGCATGTGATCTATGCTTCAAACTGGACTTGTGAGTCTCTGAGGAAAGGAGTATTCATTGCCGGAGCAGTCTTTGTGGTCTTCAACATGATACTCAACGTGTACTACTACATGTACTTTACCAAAGCTACAAGTCAGGCTGCTAGGAAAACCAACAGAGCAAGCTCGACTGTTGGAATGGCTGGTTATACCTGA